The following are from one region of the Actinoplanes sp. L3-i22 genome:
- a CDS encoding YitT family protein: MILVRRVTQLLAGLVLYGASMALMIESGLGLNPWDVFHQGLSEATGISFGWIVLLVGVPVLLLWIPLRQRPGVGTVANLVIVGFSADAALALLPAGATIPAKVGDLVGGILLNGFATGLYLGSRMGPGPRDGLMTGVHARFPKLSIRVIRTGIELLVLGAGMLLGGTAGVGTIAYALAIGPLVHLFLPKLTVPERGRQPHIGAVPAH, translated from the coding sequence ATGATCCTGGTTCGACGCGTCACACAGCTTCTCGCCGGACTGGTCCTCTACGGCGCCAGCATGGCCCTGATGATCGAATCCGGGCTCGGCCTGAACCCGTGGGACGTCTTCCATCAGGGACTGTCCGAGGCGACCGGGATCAGCTTCGGCTGGATCGTGCTGCTCGTCGGCGTGCCGGTGCTGCTGCTCTGGATCCCGCTGCGGCAGCGCCCGGGCGTCGGCACGGTGGCCAATCTGGTGATCGTCGGCTTCTCCGCGGACGCGGCGCTGGCCCTGCTGCCGGCCGGCGCGACGATCCCGGCCAAGGTCGGCGATCTGGTCGGCGGGATCCTGCTGAACGGGTTCGCGACCGGGCTGTACCTCGGCAGCCGGATGGGCCCCGGCCCGCGGGACGGGCTGATGACCGGGGTGCACGCGCGGTTCCCGAAGCTGTCGATCCGGGTCATCCGGACCGGCATCGAGCTGCTCGTGCTCGGCGCCGGCATGCTGCTGGGCGGGACGGCGGGGGTGGGGACGATCGCGTACGCGCTGGCCATCGGCCCGCTGGTGCACCTGTTCCTGCCGAAGCTGACGGTGCCCGAGCGTGGGCGCCAGCCGCACATCGGTGCGGTGCCCGCACACTGA
- the hisF gene encoding imidazole glycerol phosphate synthase subunit HisF, whose translation MTVAVRVIPCLDVDAGRVVKGVNFVDLRDAGDPVELAAAYDAAGADELTFLDVTASSDDRGTMLDVVRRTAESVFIPLTVGGGVRSVANVDVLLRAGADKVGVNTAAINRPELISEIAERFGNQVLVLSLDVRRSADQPSGWEVTTHGGRRSAGLDAVEWAARVAELGAGEILLNSMDADGTKAGFDLELIRAVRAVVDIPVIASGGAGAVEHFPPAVAAGADAVLAASVFHFGDLTIGEVKQTLRDAGNPIR comes from the coding sequence ATGACGGTCGCGGTGCGTGTGATCCCCTGTCTCGACGTGGACGCCGGTCGGGTGGTGAAGGGGGTCAACTTCGTCGACCTCCGGGATGCCGGCGACCCGGTCGAGCTGGCCGCCGCCTACGACGCGGCGGGCGCCGACGAGCTCACGTTCCTCGACGTGACCGCGTCGTCCGACGACCGCGGGACGATGCTGGACGTGGTCCGGCGTACCGCGGAATCGGTTTTCATCCCGCTCACCGTCGGCGGCGGGGTCCGCTCGGTGGCCAACGTGGACGTGCTGCTGCGGGCCGGCGCCGACAAGGTCGGGGTGAACACCGCGGCGATCAACCGGCCCGAGCTGATCAGCGAGATCGCCGAGCGGTTCGGCAACCAGGTGCTGGTGCTGTCGCTGGACGTGCGCCGCTCCGCGGACCAGCCGTCCGGGTGGGAGGTCACCACGCACGGCGGGCGGCGCAGCGCCGGGCTGGACGCGGTCGAGTGGGCCGCCCGGGTCGCCGAGCTGGGCGCCGGCGAGATCCTGCTGAACTCGATGGACGCCGACGGGACCAAGGCCGGCTTCGACCTGGAGCTGATCCGGGCGGTCCGGGCGGTCGTCGACATCCCGGTGATCGCCAGCGGCGGGGCCGGGGCGGTCGAGCACTTCCCGCCGGCCGTCGCGGCGGGGGCGGACGCGGTGCTGGCCGCGAGCGTGTTCCACTTCGGCGACCTGACGATCGGCGAGGTCAAGCAGACCCTGCGCGACGCCGGCAATCCGATCCGCTGA
- a CDS encoding EamA family transporter → MKPRDIALAVAVAAVWGVNFVVIETGLDHFPPLLFSALRFGLAAFPAVLFVGRPQVPWRWVAAVALILGVVKFSLLFAGMAAGMPAGLSSLVLQSQAIFTMLFATLFLRERPRPVQIAGLAVAGAGVALVATRMGTGLPAFLLVIGAAVAWGLSNVATRRASPPDTLRFMVWVSALATGPLIVLSLLIDGPSADLAALRGIDTEAILALAYIAFLSTLGGFGAWGYLIRRHGAATVAPFSMLVPFFGIASAALILGEPVHAIDVAGGVLVVTGVLVGLVSFRPVPVVRVNA, encoded by the coding sequence ATGAAGCCGCGTGACATCGCCCTGGCCGTCGCGGTAGCGGCGGTCTGGGGCGTCAACTTCGTCGTCATCGAGACCGGGCTGGACCACTTCCCGCCGCTGCTCTTCTCCGCCCTGCGCTTCGGCCTGGCCGCGTTCCCCGCGGTGCTGTTCGTCGGCCGCCCGCAGGTCCCGTGGCGCTGGGTCGCCGCCGTCGCGCTGATCCTCGGCGTGGTCAAGTTCTCGCTGCTCTTCGCCGGGATGGCGGCCGGGATGCCGGCCGGGCTCAGCTCGCTGGTCCTGCAGAGCCAGGCGATCTTCACGATGCTCTTCGCCACGCTCTTCCTGCGCGAACGGCCCCGCCCGGTGCAGATCGCCGGGCTGGCCGTGGCCGGCGCCGGCGTCGCCCTGGTCGCCACCCGGATGGGCACCGGCCTGCCGGCCTTCCTGCTGGTGATCGGCGCGGCGGTGGCGTGGGGCCTGTCGAACGTGGCCACCCGCCGGGCGTCCCCGCCGGACACCCTGCGCTTCATGGTCTGGGTCAGCGCGCTCGCGACCGGCCCGCTGATCGTGCTGTCGCTGCTGATCGACGGCCCGTCCGCGGACCTGGCCGCGCTGCGCGGGATCGACACCGAGGCGATCCTGGCGCTGGCCTACATCGCGTTCCTCTCCACGCTCGGCGGGTTCGGCGCGTGGGGCTACCTGATCCGCAGGCACGGCGCGGCCACCGTCGCCCCGTTCTCGATGCTGGTCCCGTTCTTCGGCATCGCGTCGGCGGCGCTGATCCTCGGCGAGCCGGTGCACGCGATCGACGTCGCCGGCGGGGTGCTGGTCGTCACCGGCGTGCTCGTGGGACTGGTCTCTTTCCGGCCGGTCCCGGTCGTTAGGGTGAACGCATGA
- a CDS encoding PLP-dependent aminotransferase family protein: MTTSVRGDQLARLLGRWHSLPGRHRSPDYAALAAAVRGLLADGRLPLGVRLPAERELAESLGVSRTTVSAAYRALRESGHLTSRRGAGSWTTLPNGHRVATSGLWTPDDDLDMIDMGVAASAAPVELVPAARAAAEELPRYLGSAGYHPTGLAELRAAVAEMYTNRGVPTSTEQILITSGTQQALDLVLRLTVPAGAPVLVETPTYPNALAALSARRARISTHGMDTATGWDGELLLGALRQTRPRLAYMITEFQNPTGHLMPADLRERMVATAHAAGTELVVDESFVDLPLDDPEMPPPVAVFDRHSRVLSIGGMSKPYWGGLRIGWVRASAPLVQRLAAIRVGVDMASPVLEQLVAVQLLRLAPSIVEARRAQLRFRRDALVTALREQLPEWRFFVPGGGVTLWAELDGPISSTLSRAAEDVGVRLAPGPRFGLDGTLERFLRLPFTLPADDLVEAVRRIASVRHDLDRGARPSWRTPSVIA, encoded by the coding sequence ATGACCACGTCGGTTCGCGGGGACCAATTGGCCCGGTTGCTCGGTCGGTGGCACTCGTTGCCGGGCCGTCACCGGAGTCCGGACTATGCCGCGCTGGCCGCCGCCGTGCGCGGGCTGCTGGCCGACGGGCGACTGCCCCTCGGGGTGCGGCTGCCCGCCGAGCGGGAGCTCGCCGAGTCGCTCGGCGTGAGCCGGACGACGGTGTCCGCGGCGTACCGGGCGCTGCGCGAGAGCGGCCACCTGACCAGCCGCCGCGGCGCCGGCAGCTGGACCACGCTGCCGAACGGGCACCGGGTCGCCACCTCCGGCCTGTGGACCCCGGACGACGACCTCGACATGATCGACATGGGGGTGGCCGCGTCCGCCGCGCCGGTCGAGCTGGTCCCGGCCGCCCGCGCCGCCGCCGAGGAGCTGCCGCGGTATCTGGGCAGCGCCGGCTACCACCCGACCGGCCTGGCCGAGCTGCGCGCCGCGGTCGCCGAGATGTACACGAACCGGGGCGTGCCCACCTCCACCGAGCAGATCCTCATCACCAGCGGCACCCAGCAGGCGCTCGACCTGGTCCTGCGCCTGACCGTGCCGGCCGGCGCGCCGGTCCTGGTGGAGACGCCGACCTATCCGAACGCGCTGGCCGCACTCTCCGCCCGGCGCGCCCGGATCAGCACGCACGGCATGGACACCGCCACCGGCTGGGACGGCGAGCTGCTGCTCGGCGCGCTCCGGCAGACCCGGCCGCGGCTCGCCTACATGATCACCGAGTTCCAGAACCCGACCGGCCACCTGATGCCCGCCGACCTGCGCGAACGGATGGTCGCCACGGCCCACGCGGCCGGCACCGAACTCGTCGTCGACGAGTCCTTCGTGGACCTGCCACTCGACGATCCGGAGATGCCGCCGCCGGTCGCGGTCTTCGACCGGCACTCCCGGGTCCTGTCGATCGGGGGGATGAGCAAGCCGTACTGGGGTGGCCTCCGGATCGGCTGGGTGCGCGCGTCGGCCCCGCTCGTCCAGCGCCTCGCCGCGATCCGGGTCGGCGTCGACATGGCCAGCCCGGTCCTGGAACAACTCGTCGCCGTCCAACTGTTGCGCCTGGCGCCGTCGATCGTCGAGGCCCGCCGCGCCCAGCTCCGATTCCGCCGGGACGCGCTGGTCACGGCGTTGCGCGAACAGCTGCCGGAGTGGCGCTTCTTCGTCCCCGGCGGCGGCGTCACGCTCTGGGCCGAGCTCGACGGCCCGATCTCCAGCACCCTCTCCCGCGCCGCCGAGGACGTCGGCGTCCGCCTCGCCCCGGGCCCGCGCTTCGGCCTGGACGGCACGCTGGAACGCTTCCTGCGCCTGCCCTTCACCCTCCCCGCGGATGACCTGGTCGAAGCGGTCCGCCGGATCGCCTCGGTCCGCCACGACCTCGACCGCGGCGCCCGCCCCAGCTGGCGAACCCCCTCAGTGATCGCCTGA
- a CDS encoding VOC family protein: protein MPIRTITVPVKDLDAAKALYTRLLGVEPYADAPYYVGFRPEGGPELGLDPHGDVAAGPVVFWHVDDIAAEVESLLAAGATEERSIHDVGGPLIATLLDADGNRFGLYQGPTA, encoded by the coding sequence ATGCCGATCCGCACGATCACCGTCCCGGTCAAGGACCTGGACGCTGCCAAGGCCCTGTACACCAGGTTGCTCGGGGTCGAGCCGTATGCCGACGCGCCCTACTACGTGGGCTTCCGGCCCGAAGGCGGCCCGGAGCTGGGTCTCGACCCGCACGGTGACGTCGCCGCCGGCCCGGTCGTCTTCTGGCACGTCGACGACATCGCGGCCGAGGTGGAGTCGCTGCTCGCGGCCGGCGCCACCGAGGAGCGCTCGATCCACGACGTCGGCGGCCCCCTGATCGCGACCCTGCTCGACGCCGACGGCAACCGCTTCGGCCTCTACCAGGGCCCAACCGCCTGA
- the priA gene encoding bifunctional 1-(5-phosphoribosyl)-5-((5-phosphoribosylamino)methylideneamino)imidazole-4-carboxamide isomerase/phosphoribosylanthranilate isomerase PriA, with product MTLQLLPAVDVADGQAVRLVQGAAGSETAYGDPLDAALAWQNDGAEWIHLVDLDAAFGRGSNAELLADVVRRLDVKVELSGGIRDDESLTRALSTGAQRVNIGTAALEDPEWCDRICAEYGDRVAIGLDVRGRTLAARGWTKDGGDLYEVLARLDKAGATRYVVTDITKDGTMRGPNLELLREVCAATDRPVIASGGVSTLDDLRALATLESIGVEGVIAGKALYAGAFTVRQALDALLETR from the coding sequence GTGACTCTTCAACTGCTGCCCGCCGTCGACGTCGCGGACGGTCAGGCGGTCCGCCTGGTCCAGGGCGCCGCCGGCTCGGAGACCGCCTACGGCGACCCGCTCGACGCCGCGCTGGCCTGGCAGAACGACGGCGCCGAGTGGATCCACCTGGTCGACCTGGACGCCGCGTTCGGCCGCGGCTCGAACGCCGAGCTGCTCGCCGACGTGGTCCGCCGCCTGGACGTCAAGGTGGAGCTCTCCGGCGGCATCCGCGACGACGAGTCGCTGACCCGGGCACTGTCCACCGGCGCGCAGCGGGTCAACATCGGCACCGCCGCCCTGGAGGACCCGGAGTGGTGCGACCGGATCTGCGCGGAGTACGGCGACCGCGTCGCGATCGGCCTCGACGTCCGCGGCCGCACCCTGGCCGCCCGCGGCTGGACCAAGGACGGCGGCGACCTGTACGAGGTCCTCGCCCGCCTGGACAAGGCCGGCGCCACGCGGTACGTGGTCACCGACATCACCAAGGACGGCACCATGCGTGGCCCGAACCTGGAGCTGCTCCGCGAGGTGTGCGCCGCCACCGACCGGCCGGTGATCGCCAGCGGTGGCGTCTCCACCCTGGACGACCTGCGCGCCCTGGCCACCCTGGAGTCGATCGGGGTGGAGGGCGTGATCGCCGGCAAGGCGCTCTACGCCGGCGCGTTCACCGTCCGACAGGCTCTCGACGCCCTGCTCGAGACCCGGTAG
- a CDS encoding long-chain fatty acid--CoA ligase translates to MALEVPYRSIPDMLFQRVAKTPDARAFAGPNADDSGMSWLTWRQVGERATAIGAGLRELGVGLEDRVAILSSTRLEWVLADLGINAAGAAATTVYPTTEPEDTTFIVSDSGSKVLIAENPKQALKIAGATTSLTKVVLIDGAADAGATPPQITLADLEELGAAALKRDPGLIDDVVAELTPDHIATLIYTSGTTGRPKGVELLHRAWTWEGVAQESTGLFSPTDLHYLWLPMSHAFGKTLLCGIVHVGVPTYVDGRVDKLIDLLGVIRPTLMCAPPRIFEKVYNKTVTSGLSGSGLKPKIFTWAVATGKKKVALEQAGKPVPAGLKAQYAVAEKLVFSKLQSRLGGNLRVLVSGSAALSRDISEFFAAANLPILEGYGMTEASAANFVNRHGRLKIGSVGEALGDLEVRIDTDGEVLLRGAPVMRGYHNLPEATAEAFTEDGFLRTGDIGELDADGFLRITDRKKDLVKTSGGKFIAPSAIEGAFKAVCPYTSQAIVVGQSRNFVTMLITLDEDAIAGWAADGPLAGKSYAEIVAAPETHKLVEGYLAELNSKLNRWETVKKFTILPRDLSIENGEITPSMKIKRRSVETNFAGQIEKMYEGSLAQI, encoded by the coding sequence ATGGCTCTCGAGGTTCCCTACCGGTCGATCCCGGACATGCTGTTCCAGCGCGTGGCCAAGACCCCCGACGCGCGGGCGTTCGCCGGGCCGAACGCGGACGACTCCGGGATGAGCTGGCTGACCTGGCGCCAGGTGGGTGAGCGGGCCACGGCGATCGGCGCCGGGCTGCGCGAGCTCGGCGTCGGGCTGGAGGACCGGGTCGCGATCCTGTCCAGCACCCGGCTGGAGTGGGTCCTCGCCGACCTCGGCATCAACGCCGCCGGCGCGGCCGCCACCACGGTCTACCCGACCACCGAGCCGGAGGACACCACGTTCATCGTGTCCGACTCCGGGTCGAAGGTGCTGATCGCGGAGAACCCGAAGCAGGCGCTGAAGATCGCCGGCGCGACGACCAGCCTGACCAAGGTCGTGCTGATCGACGGCGCGGCCGACGCCGGCGCCACCCCGCCGCAGATCACCCTGGCCGATCTGGAGGAGCTGGGCGCCGCGGCCCTCAAGCGGGACCCGGGCCTGATCGACGACGTGGTCGCCGAGCTGACCCCGGACCACATCGCGACGCTGATCTACACCTCCGGCACCACCGGCCGCCCCAAGGGCGTCGAGCTGCTGCACCGCGCCTGGACCTGGGAGGGCGTGGCCCAGGAGAGCACCGGCCTGTTCTCCCCCACCGACCTGCACTACCTGTGGCTGCCGATGTCGCACGCGTTCGGCAAGACGCTGCTCTGCGGCATCGTGCACGTGGGCGTGCCGACCTACGTCGACGGCCGGGTGGACAAGCTGATCGACCTGCTCGGCGTGATCCGGCCGACGCTGATGTGCGCCCCGCCGCGGATCTTCGAGAAGGTCTACAACAAGACCGTCACCAGCGGCCTCTCCGGTTCCGGCCTGAAGCCGAAGATCTTCACCTGGGCCGTCGCGACCGGTAAGAAGAAGGTCGCCCTCGAGCAGGCCGGCAAGCCGGTCCCGGCCGGCCTCAAGGCGCAGTACGCGGTCGCCGAGAAACTGGTCTTCTCGAAGCTGCAGTCCCGGCTCGGCGGCAACCTGCGCGTGCTGGTCAGCGGCTCGGCCGCGCTCAGCCGGGACATCTCCGAGTTCTTCGCCGCGGCGAACCTGCCGATCCTGGAGGGCTACGGCATGACCGAGGCCTCCGCGGCGAACTTCGTGAACCGCCACGGCCGCCTCAAGATCGGCTCGGTCGGTGAGGCGCTCGGCGACCTCGAGGTCCGCATCGACACCGACGGCGAGGTGCTGCTGCGCGGCGCGCCGGTGATGCGCGGCTACCACAACCTGCCCGAGGCGACCGCGGAAGCGTTCACCGAGGACGGCTTCCTGCGCACCGGCGACATCGGCGAGCTGGACGCGGACGGCTTCCTGCGCATCACCGACCGCAAGAAGGACCTGGTCAAGACGTCCGGCGGCAAGTTCATCGCGCCGAGCGCGATCGAGGGCGCGTTCAAGGCCGTCTGTCCCTACACGTCGCAGGCGATCGTCGTCGGCCAGTCCCGCAACTTCGTCACCATGCTGATCACCCTGGACGAGGACGCGATCGCCGGCTGGGCCGCCGACGGGCCGCTCGCCGGCAAGAGCTACGCGGAGATCGTCGCCGCGCCGGAGACGCACAAGCTGGTCGAGGGCTATCTGGCCGAGCTGAACAGCAAGCTCAACCGGTGGGAGACGGTCAAGAAGTTCACCATCCTGCCCCGCGACCTGAGCATCGAGAACGGCGAGATCACGCCGTCGATGAAGATCAAGCGCCGCAGCGTCGAGACCAACTTCGCCGGCCAGATCGAGAAGATGTACGAGGGCTCGCTCGCCCAGATCTAG